The DNA region TCCCCCGTCAGAATCACCTCTCGCAAACGTACGGATCGCCCTTCGTCGATAGAAAAGGAGGTTCGTTTGTTTCCTGGCTATCTGCTGCTACGGTTCGATCCCGAGGTGACACACACCACAACCATCACAGCGTTGAATGGTGCCCATGGGTTCGTTCAGTTCGGCGGTCGAACCTGTGTTTTGCAGGACTCTACGGTAGAGGAATTAAAGGCTGCTGCGCTGATTCGATCTAACCGTTCACTTGATTGCATCGAGTTTCGCAATGTGCCGACAGAGCTAGAAAAAACTCTCCGGCTGATCATCGACATGAAGTCTGAAGCTGCCCGTAGGGCGGCTTTCTTCGCGCTTCTATCGCAGAACGCCGCGCTGGAGCGACTTGTCGGGCGTTCTGGGACCGTTTTCTATTCGACGGTGAACGCCGCCTAGGCATTACCTATTTTCACGATTTCCCATTTCACCGCCAGGTCTTGCTTGGCGGTGTTTTTTTGCGTTCTCACAGCCCTTAGGAGTTCCCATGGCGTCATCCGAAGATGAAGCAACCACCAAGACATCAAGCGTATATATCCGACCGATCAGGGTGGAAGCACTGAATAAAGCCGCGATACGGGTGAGTTATGAAACCAACAGCTCCAGGCAGATTTCGCCTTCTGACCTCGCTCGGTATCTGATCGATAACTTTCTTGAAAAAGCCGTCGAGAAGCTGATTGAAGATTCTCAAGGGCGGCCTTCTGGGAAGCCTCTCACTACTACCGACTAGAAGGAATTTGCAATGCTCACCACCAGTGCCTTTCCTGGCCCTGGCTATGCAATGTGCTCCCTCGATACACCCTTCCACGCTTACCCCCATCGTCAAGACAGAATCTTCCTTCAATCCCTATGCCATTGGCGTGGTCGGCAAAGTGTTGCCGCGTCAACCGCAAAGCCTGGATGAAGCTGTATTAGTGGTGAAGCAGCTGGTGGAGGAGGGCGCTAATTTCAGCATCGGCCTGGGCCAAATCAACCGGCAGCATTTCGATGTCAGTCGACCCGAACCTGTGTTCGAACCCTGCACCAACTTGCGCATGGCAGCGCGAGAGCTACAGGCCTGCTATGTAAAGGCCAGTAAAGCCGATCCTGATGTGCAAAGCGCTTTGCACAAAGCCATTTCCTGTTACTACAGCGGCAACCCCAAACGTGGCTTTAAGGCCGAGGCCGAATTTGGTGGCAGCAGCCATGTGCAGCGTGTGCTGGCCAACGCAGGCGGTACCACCGTGACCGTCCCTGCGCTGGAAGGCGGCTCCGCTGAGCCAAGCCAGCTCCAGCGCGCTCAGGCCCCGGTATCCGCCGTTGAGCCGACCTATGAAAGCTGGGACGTGCTGCGTCAGTACCCGCGCTATCTGCCACCTGCACCACCGTCTGTTTCTGCTCCACCGGCTGCGCCAGCTCCTCCAGCTGTATCCCCTGAAGAACCCTCAACTCTCCCTAAAGAGGATCAATGATGATCAAACGTACCCTTGTGCCCAACAAAGGCGAGCTGGGCATTCTGCTGGTGGCTCTGGCCTACCTGCCCGGTATCGCCTCCGCTGACTGGCTCACCACGCTGAACCAGTGGGGCAGCAATATCCGCCTGGGCCTTTACACCCTGGCGGGCACCCTGGGCCTGATTTGCCTGATCTGGTCAGGTGCCCAGTGGCTGATTGCTCGCTCCACGGGCGACCGCTCGCACACCTTCATGGACTACCTGGAGCAGGTAGGTGTGCTGCTGGTCGTTGGTGGATCTGTGCTCCTCGGCACAGCGGCTTGGCAGGTGTTCGGCACCGGCGTGCCGGGTTGACCAGGAGCGCTTATGGCCAGTAACGAAGTACTCAAGAAACTGACCTTCGAAAGCTACAACGCCATGAGTCGGCCTGCGATGTTCTGGAACATTCCCATCATGCCGATGGTGGGGTTGCTGATGGGCGGCTTGGTCTTCGGTGTTGCCGCGACGTTCCTGCTGTCCTGGGTGTGGGGCCTGGTTGCTGCCTCCCCGTTCCTGATTGCCCTCATTGCCTTGAGGGTCGTGGGCCTGATCGATCCTCAGTATTTGCGCCGTATCCGCTTTGCACGGCGGCGTCTCTGGCTGAATCTCAAGTACGGCAAACCGTTATTGCTGACCCCTTTTAATCCGCAATGGAGCGAATTCTATGGCGCACGATTTTCACACAAGCGTTATGCCCCCGGAAAAGAAAGTGCCATTGATGCGCTATCCGGTCCACGAACACATGGTGACCCTACCCGGCAATCGCCTGGTGAGCCTGATCCAGTTAAAGGGGGTTTCCAGTGAAACCCGCAGTGATAACGAACTGATCCAACTGTTTCACAACCTCAACCGCTACTTCCTGGCCCTGGGCAAAAAGGAAGGCAAGCACCTGATGCTGCAAACCTACATCACCAAGACAGGCATCGAGCTGGACACGCAATACACCTTGCCGCTGCCCGCGCTGCAGGACTTCGTGGACGCTTACACGGCACCCTTTCGCAACGGCACCTTCTTCCAGGTCGGGTACAGCATTGCGCTGATCCTCAAGTACCGCGAGGTTGATGAAGGGATCGAGCGTATGAGCGACCTGTTGTCACTTTCCTCTACGTTGCTGGCCGAATATGACCCGGTCATCATGGGCCTTGAGGAAAGCGAACACGGTGCATTGTTCTCGCAGATCGGGCGCTACTTCAGCCTGTTGATTAACGGGCACGAAAAAGACGTGCTGGTCAGCGACACCCGCTTGGGTGACGCGATCATTGATAGCGTCACCAACTTCGAAAACTACGATTTTGTCGAGAACCGGCCCAATCGGGGTGGCCAGCGTTTCGCGACTACCTTTGACCTGCGCGACTACCCCAGTGGCGGGACCTACCCCGGTATGTGGGACGAGGCCATCGAGCAGCAGTTCGAGTTCACCCTGGTGCAAACGTTTCTGTTCGAAGACCGCAACAAGGCCAAGGACAAATTCAAAAAGCACGTGGCGGATCTGGGTTCGGTCGAGCGCGATTCAAAGCAAACCGAGGAGCTTGAAAATGCCATCGATGCCATCACCCTGGCGACAAGGCGTTTGGTCGTTATCACGCCTCGCTGATCGTCTACGGCAACACCCCGGACCAGGCCATCGAGAACGGCACGAAAATGGCGTCGGTGTTCACGGTGCGTGACGCGACCTTTGTGCGTTCGACCATGAGCAACATCGACACCTGGTACACGCAGTTCCCCGGTGTGACCGAGGCCATGTACCCCATGATGAAGTCGACCGAGAACCTGGCGTGCAGCTTTTCCCTGCACTCCACTCCCACGGGCAAGGTCAAGGGCAACCCCATCGGTGATGGAACGGGCGTGATGCCGGTGCTGACGGTCAACAAGGCCTTATATGTGCTCAACGTGCATGACAGCCCACCCGGCCAGAACAACCTCGGTGAAATGCTGCCAGGTCATGCGGTTTACACAGGCCAAACGGGGGGTGGGTAAAACCACCGCTGAGGCCATCCTGCTGACCTTTCTCAGCCGCTTCGATCCGCTGATTTTCAGCATCGACTACAACGAGTCTTTGAGACATCTGCTGTGTGGGTTGGGTGCCGAGTATTACACCGTGCAGCCTGGGCACTTCACCGGCGTCAACCCGTTTCAGTTTCACGACCGTCCTGGGTTGCGGCAAATGCTGAATGATCTGGTGCTGTGCTGCGCCGGTGGTCCAGCGAAGACCGATGAAGCCGACCAGCGCACGATCAAGGATTCGGTCGAAGCGGTCATGGCGCATACCAATGTGCGACTTCGGGGCATGTCGCTGCTGCTGCAAAACATCCCCCATCGGGGTGGCAATTGCCTGCACACCCGGCTGTCGAAATGGTGCCGTTTGCCGGTGAAGGCCGCGAAGGTCAGTACGCCTGGGTTCTGGACTCGCCGATCAACCAGTTCAATGCGCAGACCTACCGGCGTCTGGCCTTTGACTGCACGCAGTTGCTCAAAAACGACTACGCCGAGAAGCACCCCGAAGTCATGGAAGCGTTTCTGAACACGTTGTTCTACATGAAACGCGAAATGCACGAAGCCCGCCCCGGCAATCTGCTGTTGAACGTGGTGGCCGAGTATTGGGCACCGCTGTCGTTCAAAAGCACGGCGGACGCAATCAAAGAGGTCCTGCAGAGCGGACGCATGCGCGGGGAAATCCTGATCATGGACACCCAGTACCCCGAGCAAGCACTGGCGACGCCTTACGCAGCAGCCGTCATTCAGCAAGTGACAACGCCTATCTGGCTCCCAAACAAGAAAGCCCAGGCCGAGAGCTACGCCAAGTTCGGCGTCACCGGCAAGGTGTTTGAGGCAGTGCGTGATATGGGACCGCTGAGCCGGGAAATGGTGGTGCAACAGGGGCACCAGACGGTGAAGCTGAAAATGGAGCTGGACGGCCCGCTCAAGTATTGGTTGCCGCTGTTATCCGCCACTCAAAAGAACCTGGCAGTGGCTGAACGTATTCGGCAACACCTGGGCACGACCGATCCCATGGTCTGGGTCGATGCGTTCCTGGTGGCCGAGGCTGTGCGCCAATGGTTGAACACCGACGATCCCGCTGTATGGCTGCCCGCGTTCGACTATGCCGAGGGCCTGCGCCAGTCCATGAAGACGCGGGATGCACAGCGCTGGATGCCGGCCTTTCAAAAAGCCTGGAAAGCCCTTCAGGAACAGAATGAAATCGAGGTTTCGTCATGAAAAATCACGTGATGGCTTACGCGCTTAGCGCGCTCATGTTGACCACAGTCCTGCCTGCTGCGCATGCGGCAGTACCAGGCGTTCCGGTCCTGGATCCGTCTAACCTGCTCGCGCTGAAGGCGAATGCGTTGGCCCAGGCCAAGCAGGCGATGGACGCGCTGAGCACGGCCAAAGACGCGATCACACAGACCGCGCAGCAATACAACCACTACAAAAGCATCATCACCGGCAACGACATGTTGGGTGGGTTCCTGAACGACCCAGCCTTGAACAAGGTAATGCCTCTGGGGGACTGGGCCGATGTGTATAGCACGGGACGGGATATCGCCAGTTTGCGTGACCGCTACGGCTTAACTTCGGATAATGCCAGCGTGCAGGCGAAATTCGATCAGATGATGTCGGCTGCCGATGCGCTGGAGCGCAATTACAACGCCAGCACTGAACGGGTCAAGAACGCCGAGCTGCTAAGGGCCCGGTTAAACGAGGTGCAGACCCCACAACAGAAGGAAGATCTACAGCTGCGTTACCAACAGGAGCTGATCGAGCAGCAAAACCAGCAGATGCGGCTGGCCAACATGCAGATGCTCCAGCAGCAGCAAGAGAAAATG from Pseudomonas syringae CC1557 includes:
- a CDS encoding VirB3 family type IV secretion system protein — encoded protein: MASNEVLKKLTFESYNAMSRPAMFWNIPIMPMVGLLMGGLVFGVAATFLLSWVWGLVAASPFLIALIALRVVGLIDPQYLRRIRFARRRLWLNLKYGKPLLLTPFNPQWSEFYGARFSHKRYAPGKESAIDALSGPRTHGDPTRQSPGEPDPVKGGFQ
- a CDS encoding transcription termination/antitermination NusG family protein; the protein is MKNWHVLMHNSAVYQSLMTLIERLDVEVYSPVRITSRKRTDRPSSIEKEVRLFPGYLLLRFDPEVTHTTTITALNGAHGFVQFGGRTCVLQDSTVEELKAAALIRSNRSLDCIEFRNVPTELEKTLRLIIDMKSEAARRAAFFALLSQNAALERLVGRSGTVFYSTVNAA
- the virB5 gene encoding P-type DNA transfer protein VirB5, which encodes MKNHVMAYALSALMLTTVLPAAHAAVPGVPVLDPSNLLALKANALAQAKQAMDALSTAKDAITQTAQQYNHYKSIITGNDMLGGFLNDPALNKVMPLGDWADVYSTGRDIASLRDRYGLTSDNASVQAKFDQMMSAADALERNYNASTERVKNAELLRARLNEVQTPQQKEDLQLRYQQELIEQQNQQMRLANMQMLQQQQEKMENEQRAQAFSDYMKGKTSVRPSYD